From the genome of Nitrosomonas sp., one region includes:
- a CDS encoding DEAD/DEAH box helicase, with protein sequence MLFEQLGLSIDLIRAVDEEGYKQPTPIQEKAIPVILEGKDVMGAAQTGTGKTAGFTLPMLRRLEAYANTSMSPARHPVRALVLVPTRELAIQVFESIRILSKYTNLRSALVYGGVNIDTQTDAIRNGIEILVATPGRLLDHLQQKYLTLSKVEILILDEADRMLDMGFLPDIKRILNVLPEKRQNLMFSATFSNDIKKLANQLLNNPVLIEVAKRNSINDMITHVVYETKTNRKAELLVHLIKEKKLDQVLIFNRTKSGADRLKQFLDRQGILSAVIHGDKNQLQRCQALDEFKQDVIKVLVATDVAARGLDIEELSCVINFELPNNPEDYIHRIGRTGRAGAKGFAISFVSPEEKKLLIEIEKLLNKKIKIEETAQFDKAQEQKHKPRTRSTQNDKSVSHTSSQKDYKNKTTDQQVEVIYFNGIHVNRNNVTKKRVTNDPLFTQPYNSDESALKSEKRSELDQKSQRHRERKYPIRPVPALFAPPVGK encoded by the coding sequence ATGTTATTTGAGCAACTTGGCTTATCAATCGACCTCATACGTGCTGTTGATGAAGAAGGATACAAACAACCGACACCCATACAGGAAAAAGCAATTCCAGTTATTTTGGAAGGTAAAGATGTTATGGGTGCAGCGCAAACGGGTACGGGTAAAACCGCTGGATTCACGTTGCCTATGTTGCGTCGTCTTGAAGCTTATGCAAATACCAGTATGTCTCCTGCGAGACACCCAGTCCGTGCCTTGGTTCTGGTTCCAACTCGAGAGTTAGCAATTCAGGTATTTGAAAGCATTAGAATTTTAAGCAAATACACTAACTTGAGATCTGCACTTGTATATGGTGGTGTAAATATCGATACCCAAACAGATGCCATTCGAAATGGCATTGAAATATTGGTTGCAACACCCGGTCGCCTGCTTGACCATCTTCAGCAAAAATATTTGACGCTTTCGAAGGTGGAGATTTTGATCCTGGATGAAGCCGATCGAATGCTGGATATGGGTTTTTTACCTGACATCAAAAGAATATTAAATGTACTGCCTGAAAAACGTCAGAATTTGATGTTTTCGGCTACATTTTCCAATGACATTAAAAAGCTTGCTAATCAGTTATTGAATAACCCGGTTCTGATTGAGGTAGCAAAACGTAATTCGATTAATGACATGATTACGCATGTTGTTTATGAAACCAAAACAAATCGTAAGGCAGAATTACTGGTACATTTAATTAAAGAAAAAAAATTGGATCAGGTTTTGATTTTCAATCGAACAAAATCAGGCGCGGATCGGCTAAAACAATTTCTGGATCGACAAGGAATTTTATCTGCTGTAATTCATGGCGATAAAAATCAGCTTCAGCGATGCCAGGCATTGGATGAATTTAAGCAGGATGTTATTAAAGTTTTGGTGGCAACGGATGTGGCAGCAAGAGGTCTGGATATCGAAGAATTGTCTTGCGTCATAAATTTCGAATTGCCCAATAATCCTGAAGACTATATTCATCGTATTGGTCGGACAGGACGTGCGGGCGCAAAAGGTTTTGCGATTTCATTTGTGAGCCCGGAAGAAAAGAAATTACTCATAGAGATAGAGAAATTATTAAACAAGAAAATTAAAATTGAAGAAACAGCACAATTTGATAAGGCTCAAGAGCAAAAACATAAGCCTAGAACGAGAAGCACACAAAATGATAAAAGTGTAAGCCATACGTCTTCGCAAAAGGATTATAAAAACAAAACTACTGATCAGCAGGTTGAAGTTATTTACTTTAACGGTATCCATGTTAACCGTAATAACGTAACGAAAAAGAGGGTTACCAATGATCCATTATTTACTCAACCCTATAATTCAGATGAATCGGCACTAAAATCGGAAAAACGATCTGAATTGGATCAGAAATCACAGCGCCACAGAGAAAGAAAGTATCCAATAAGACCCGTACCCGCATTATTTGCCCCACCTGTTGGCAAGTAA
- a CDS encoding SDR family NAD(P)-dependent oxidoreductase, which yields MTQQIALVTGASSGIGRATAELLAKNNYYVFAMARRMDRLEEIRSENIEPIRLDVTDAEAIKETVNHVMITKGRIDLLVNNAGYGQLGAVECVSMEAAHAQFEVNVFGYARFMQAVLPHMREQKAGCIINIASILGRISIPGFGWYTASKHAVEALSETVRNEVIQQGINVVVIAPGLIKTEFTAKEFELLKSVDHPSAYQKLLDALPRLLAHEPKAPGPEIIAQAILKTANSVYPPIRHALPSDSKTAVISRWFLGSRLFDWAVRRKMKL from the coding sequence ATGACACAACAAATTGCACTGGTGACTGGCGCATCCAGTGGCATCGGTAGAGCAACTGCCGAGTTACTGGCTAAAAATAATTACTATGTCTTTGCCATGGCGCGGCGCATGGACAGACTTGAGGAAATACGTTCCGAAAATATTGAACCCATTCGGCTTGACGTCACTGATGCGGAGGCCATTAAAGAAACAGTCAATCATGTCATGATAACAAAAGGTCGCATCGACTTGCTTGTCAACAATGCCGGTTATGGTCAACTTGGCGCCGTAGAATGCGTTTCAATGGAAGCTGCGCATGCGCAATTCGAAGTCAATGTTTTCGGGTATGCGCGATTCATGCAGGCGGTACTGCCGCATATGCGTGAACAGAAAGCCGGATGTATTATCAATATCGCATCGATTCTGGGCAGAATTTCCATCCCTGGCTTTGGCTGGTATACCGCTTCCAAGCATGCCGTGGAGGCATTGTCTGAAACAGTGCGCAATGAAGTCATACAACAGGGTATAAACGTTGTTGTCATCGCACCAGGTTTAATCAAAACTGAATTTACAGCAAAAGAGTTTGAACTGCTCAAATCGGTTGATCACCCATCAGCGTACCAAAAATTACTCGATGCCCTTCCCCGTCTTCTTGCTCACGAACCCAAAGCACCTGGACCGGAAATCATCGCCCAGGCTATTCTAAAAACCGCTAATTCAGTTTATCCGCCAATACGTCATGCTTTGCCAAGCGATTCCAAAACAGCGGTTATTTCACGATGGTTTCTGGGTAGCAGACTTTTTGACTGGGCGGTCCGGCGCAAGATGAAATTATGA